The following are from one region of the candidate division KSB1 bacterium genome:
- a CDS encoding HigA family addiction module antidote protein, translating into MSMHNPPHPGEFIREVYLEPMGISYRKVAAKLKVAPSTFNRLIKGQSNISSEMALRLAKTLGRSPESWLIMQNNYNLWQTKQKINLDEVEKLAVA; encoded by the coding sequence ATGAGTATGCATAACCCACCACATCCAGGGGAATTCATACGGGAAGTTTACCTCGAGCCTATGGGCATTAGCTACCGTAAGGTCGCAGCGAAGCTCAAAGTAGCGCCTTCAACATTCAATCGGCTAATTAAAGGCCAAAGTAATATTAGCTCTGAAATGGCGTTGCGCCTTGCAAAAACACTTGGACGTTCGCCTGAAAGTTGGTTAATCATGCAAAATAATTACAATCTTTGGCAGACAAAGCAAAAAATAAACCTGGATGAAGTAGAAAAACTAGCAGTTGCTTAA